From Qipengyuania soli:
GGCCGCCCGCCTCGGCCAGCATTCCGGGGTCGGTGCGCAGCCAGCCTTCGGAAGTGGGGGCAAGACCCTCCGGCAACTCGTCTGCCGAGAACGGCTGGGGTGCGAAGGCTATGGGAGCCGCTTGCTCCTCCCCTTCTTCGCGCTCCAGCGAGCAAGTGGCATAAACCAGCGTTCCGCCCGGCTTGAGCCATAGCAGTGCCCGCTCGAGCAGTGCGGCCTGAAGCTCTGCCATCTCGACGATCTGCCGCGGGCCTATCCGGTGGAGGACATCGGGGTGGCGGCGCGCGGTCCCGGTAGCGGTGCATGGCGCGTCGAGCAGGATCGCATCGAACTTGTGCTTCGGCTCCCACGCAAGCGCGTCGGCGCGGACGATGCCAGCCTTGAGGCCGGTCCGCTTGAGGTTCTCGCGCAGCAATTCGAGACGGCGTTTGGAGATATCGAGGCTGGTGACATTCCAGCCCTGCGCGGCGAGTTGCAGCGACTTGCCACCGGGCGCGGCGCACAGGTCGAGAACGTGGCGGCCCTCGCCCTTACCCAGCAGGCGCGCGGGCAAGGACGCGGCAAGGTCCTGCACCCACCAGGCGCCTTCCCTGAAGCCGGGCAGCGTCTCGACATTCGCCCCGCGGGGCAGGCGGACATGCCCGGGCATGAGGCTGTCGCCGGAGAGCTGGTTCGTCCAGTGCGCCGTCTCCGACCAGTCGCGCAATGTCAGGTCGAGCGGTGGCGGTTCGGCCAGCCCTGCCGCGATTGCGGAAGCCCGCTCTCCCCAACGGGCGGCAACCTCGCCAGGCAGCGTCGGCACATCGGGCAGGCGAGCCTCTTGCTTGACGAGAGTGGAGAACACACCGTGGGCGAGGCGCCGCGGCCCTCCGGCGAGCAGGTCGAGCCCCGTCGCGATGACCGCGTGGGGCGGCGTCTCCAGCCGCAGCCATTGCGCCAGCATCATCCGCAGGACCATTCGCGGCTTGGCATCGTCGGGCAGGTTGTTCTTCGTCGCGCTGTCGATCAGGGCGTCGAGATCGGTCAGCCACCGCAGGACTTCGCCGGCAATGGCCCGGGCGAGCGCCTTGTCCTCGAACCGGCGGACGTCCTTGGTCGCGGCGGCAAAGGCGATGTCCATCGTCTCGCCCCGGCGCAGCACGGCATCGAGCAGGCGAAGCGCGGCGCGGCGCGCGTGAATTCCAGTGGGGTCGGCCATTGGCTGGGCCCCTACCCGCACTTGAAACCGCGCGCCAGTGCGCGCATTTCACCAGCATGACCGATCGCGCCACCAAACGTCCCGCCGGCTTCGCCAAGCCCAAGCACTGGACCAACGATCCCCCGCCCGCGCCCAGGCAGGCGAAGGTGGACGAGGAACTGAGCCCGACGCGCTACGGCGACTGGGTCAAGGACGGGATAGCGGTCGACTTCTAGGCGACTGGTTTGAGTACGATCTTCAAGCCGTCCTTCGGTTTCGGGATAGGCCAGGCCTGCCAGTCGGGATCACCTGCTTCGAGCGCGATCTCGTAGCGCGGCAGCAGCTGCGCCATGAGGATTTTCACCTGCATGTAGGCGAAGTGGAGGCCGAGGCACATGTGCGCGCCGCCGCCGAAGGGGACCCAGGCATATTTGTGCCGCGCTTTTACCTTGTCGGGGGTGAAGCGCATCGGGTCGAACTTTTCCGGCTCGTCCCAGATCTCCGGATCATGGTGCGTGTGGTAGATGTTGATCCCCACATGCGCGCCCGCCGGGATGCGATAGCCGCCGAATTCGAAGCTCTTGAGTGCACGGCGCGGCATTGAGGGCACCGGCGGCACGAAACGCAGCGCTTCCTTGAATGCCATTTCAGTCAGCTCGAGCTTGCCGAGGTCCTCGTAGGCGAGATCGCGTGGGCGGCCGTTAGCGTCGAGACCGCCGGTGACCGCTAGCACTTCCTGCCGCAGCTTTTCCTGCCACTCCGGGTTCTTGGCCAGCAGCCAGACCAGCGTGGTGGCTGAAGAGGTGATGGTGTCATGCGCGGCCATCATCAGGAAGTTCATGTGGTCGACCACCTCGTCGACCGCCATCAGGCTGCCGTCTTCATGCGTCGCGGTGGCGAACTGGCTGAACATGTCCTGCCCGCCGCCTTCCTTGCGCCGACGGATGGTCTCGGCGGTGAAGAAGTCGACCAGGAATTTGCGCCCGTCGACGCCCTTCTTCATCTGCGTGAAGGGCAGCGGCACGCGTACCGGTGCGACCGAGGCCTGGACCATGTCGATGAAGGCTTGGTTGATCTTGTCCGCCTCGGGACCCCACTCGATCCCGATGAAACTGTCCGCCGCAAGGTCGAGCGTGAGCTCCTTGATCGCGGGATAGAACTTCATCGGGCCTGCGCCCCATGCCTCGACCTGGCGGGCGATCCCGCGATTGAGGGCGCCCGAATAGTGGCGCATCGGTTCGGGCTTGAAGGCAATCGAAAGGGCGCGGCGATCGGCCCGGTGATGGTCGAAGTCCATCAGCATCAGCCCGCGCGGGAAGAGCTTGTCGAGGATCGGGCCCCAACCCTGCTCCGAGGAAAAGATCTTGTCGCGGTCGAACAGCACCAGCTCGTTTGCTTCGGGTCCGATCAGCGCGATGTTCCAGCCGCCAAAGGCCTTGTTTTTGTAGACCCGGCCATACTGCTCGACATTGCGTCGTGCCATGCCATGCGGGTCGGCCAGCATCTTGAATGTATTGCCGACAATCGGCCAACCGCCCTCGCCAGGGATATGAGCCAGCTCGTCCGGCGTGGGGTTACCCTCGGTCCAGTGAGTGGGAGCGGTATCGGGTGCGGCTAGCGTGGCCATCAAGTCTCTCCAAGCAACTTACCCGAGTGTAAGTAATCGCTAATCGTTAATCCAGCCCGACAATTCGCGACGCAGCAGTTTTTCCAGCATCTCCAGTCCTGCGGCAGAGGTGTTGAGGCAGGACAAGGCGGCAAATTTGTCCCCGCCCGCGTCGATGAACTGGTCGCGGCCCTGCATGGCGAGTTCCTCGAGCGTCTCGAGGCAGTCCGCCGAAAATCCGGGTGCGGCGATAACCATGCGCTTGGTCCCGGCCTTGGCTTCTTCAGCGATAACCGCGTCCGTCGCCGGTTCGAGCCACTTGGCCCGGCCGAAACGCGACTGGAAGGTGGTACGGAACCGCAGCCCCGGGCGCGCCATGACCGCTTCGAGCAGACGCGCGGTCTTGCGGCAGTGGCAGTGGTAGGGATCGCCGAGTTCAAGCGTCCGTTGAGGCATGCCGTGGAAGCTCAGCAGCATCACCTCTGGCTGGAAATCGAGGCCGTTGAGCTGGCGATTGAGGTCGCTCGAAAGCGCTTCGATGTAGGCGGGATCGTCGTGATAGGGCGGCAGCGTGCGCAAGGCGGCTTGCCAACGCATTGTCCG
This genomic window contains:
- a CDS encoding RsmB/NOP family class I SAM-dependent RNA methyltransferase, with product MADPTGIHARRAALRLLDAVLRRGETMDIAFAAATKDVRRFEDKALARAIAGEVLRWLTDLDALIDSATKNNLPDDAKPRMVLRMMLAQWLRLETPPHAVIATGLDLLAGGPRRLAHGVFSTLVKQEARLPDVPTLPGEVAARWGERASAIAAGLAEPPPLDLTLRDWSETAHWTNQLSGDSLMPGHVRLPRGANVETLPGFREGAWWVQDLAASLPARLLGKGEGRHVLDLCAAPGGKSLQLAAQGWNVTSLDISKRRLELLRENLKRTGLKAGIVRADALAWEPKHKFDAILLDAPCTATGTARRHPDVLHRIGPRQIVEMAELQAALLERALLWLKPGGTLVYATCSLEREEGEEQAAPIAFAPQPFSADELPEGLAPTSEGWLRTDPGMLAEAGGLDGFFVARWNS
- a CDS encoding cytochrome P450, which translates into the protein MATLAAPDTAPTHWTEGNPTPDELAHIPGEGGWPIVGNTFKMLADPHGMARRNVEQYGRVYKNKAFGGWNIALIGPEANELVLFDRDKIFSSEQGWGPILDKLFPRGLMLMDFDHHRADRRALSIAFKPEPMRHYSGALNRGIARQVEAWGAGPMKFYPAIKELTLDLAADSFIGIEWGPEADKINQAFIDMVQASVAPVRVPLPFTQMKKGVDGRKFLVDFFTAETIRRRKEGGGQDMFSQFATATHEDGSLMAVDEVVDHMNFLMMAAHDTITSSATTLVWLLAKNPEWQEKLRQEVLAVTGGLDANGRPRDLAYEDLGKLELTEMAFKEALRFVPPVPSMPRRALKSFEFGGYRIPAGAHVGINIYHTHHDPEIWDEPEKFDPMRFTPDKVKARHKYAWVPFGGGAHMCLGLHFAYMQVKILMAQLLPRYEIALEAGDPDWQAWPIPKPKDGLKIVLKPVA
- a CDS encoding DUF1674 domain-containing protein; translation: MTDRATKRPAGFAKPKHWTNDPPPAPRQAKVDEELSPTRYGDWVKDGIAVDF
- the hemH gene encoding ferrochelatase, translating into MTWRPQFLPVDHPQVQSGKVGVLIVNLGTPDAPEPGPVRRYLAEFLSDRRVVEIPPIAWQPILRGIILNTRPRKSAHAYSQVWTDEGSPLAVITRNQAEAMQTALGSGVMVDWAMRYGTPSIGDRIEALMKAGCERILLAPLYPQYSGATTATVVDKAADKLRTMRWQAALRTLPPYHDDPAYIEALSSDLNRQLNGLDFQPEVMLLSFHGMPQRTLELGDPYHCHCRKTARLLEAVMARPGLRFRTTFQSRFGRAKWLEPATDAVIAEEAKAGTKRMVIAAPGFSADCLETLEELAMQGRDQFIDAGGDKFAALSCLNTSAAGLEMLEKLLRRELSGWIND